In Scophthalmus maximus strain ysfricsl-2021 chromosome 13, ASM2237912v1, whole genome shotgun sequence, the genomic window AAAAAAGTATtatgccatttttttctttgttctttccaTCCTCCAGCTGGAGCTCAAGTCCTGGCTGGTCACAGGAGACAGTCTCTCCATGGAGCTGCTGAAGACCGAGAAAGGAAACGCAACAACGGCCCTGGGTCGCCTGAGAGAGCTGCAGAACACTTCAGGCACTCATCACAAAACTGTAAGACCTCCACGGTGTCAAAGCTGCTTTTAGTTTGACTGTGTGATCATGGTGACCCTGAATTTTGGTAGAAATCCCCAAACTATCACCAGAGTAGATCGGTGAGTGGGGAGTAGCATCACCAATTGAATGCAAAAAGTTgttaacatttacttttttgttttgttaaaccTAAAATTAGATGGAAAGAAAACGGAAAGGTACCTTACTGCTGACAACATTCTGATGTTGAGAATCTCGTCCTGAACACCATGAGTACTTAATAAATGTATAAGCTTATTTTTACCTTTTCCTCTGCAAAGGTGATATTGGCGTCTGGCTATTACGCAGCATTCCGAGTTACACTTGTGGCCAAGTCACTGGAGGGCATGTATGACGGAGCCATACACATAACCACAGATTATGAGGTAGGACACCAGTCATCTGTGATTTTGTTTATATAataaagaagaagcagcagcagctttcagTCCAGCGCTGAAATGAACTGTTCTTTTCCTTCAGATATTAACCATCCCAGTAAAAGCGCTAATTGCAGTGGGCACATTAAACAGCTCTCCCAAACACATCGTTTTACCACCTTCATTTCCAGTAAGTAACATTCAGACGCTTTCAAGATTTCTACAACTGTCCTGCATTGGCAACAGCCTTGGGATTAAATAAAGCATGAACGTACCTTTCTGTTAAACGCCGGAGGTGTTGCAGCTTTTgatgtctgtttctttgtttttctttaggGGAAAGTTGTTCACCAGAGCTTCAGTATACAAAGTTCTTTTACACAGAGAGTGAGGCTGCAGCAGATCCGCTCCCTGACGGAAGACATTCGTTTTTATTACAAACGGCTCCGCAACAACAAAGATGAGCTGGAGCCCAGACGTAAATCTAAGGTAGTGACTTACTCCCCTCCAGGAGCCAAGACAGCGATtgagtgattatttttttttgtaataaaagacatacgtttatttaatttctccatctttttcaggtggcaaatatttattttgatgccAGCTTGCAGTGTGGTGATCACTGTTATGTGGGGCTGCCATTTGTGCTTAAATGTAagttgtttttactttaattgTGTTGCAAATGTTCCAAAAATGATTTCCACATTCAGACTGGGTTTAGGTGGGATGGTCACTTGAGTTTTTCTAGTTGGAAGAGCAGCATGAGcttctaatttttttatttaattttttatttgcttgATGTGAAATTGAAGGAAGTCAAACATACTTTTAATAATTGACCTACGGTTGTCAACCTAATTAGCATTaatttgtaatgtaatgtatttctGACTGTAATTTGTTGCATAGACTGTATGTGCGTATTTATTGACAATGGGTTgttgcctaaacctaaccaaagAACTAGTGagaaataattataaaaaagaaattgaaaataagaGCTACATTCTTCGCATGTTCTCAGTTGCAAACACACcaacatatacatttttcttttgttaccCATGGCGAAGGGGATTTAAAAAGTGCTAACAGGCAGAAGAAGATGAGAATGCTGCAGGAGATGCACGTCCAATGGCTGGATTGTTATTTTACAGTCAAAAAGTGGTTCAGTACTCCCAAACCCCTGTACTGATGAATGAGCCTTATGTGTCCACATAAAATAAGTCATTGCGGTTTTCCCTCCTACAGCTGAGTCCAAGCCTCATGGGTTGGCCTTACAGGAGGATATATGGGACGCTGATGTGGATCTTCATCAGAAGCTGCTCAGACGATGGAAGGAGCTGAAAGAGCATGCAGGACACAAGTGAGCATATTACAACATTTCAGTGATTTCGGGCTTTAGTTGTCAGATTTTgctgttcaattgcttgttccacattatgttaaatatttaaaggaTGTCACAAggtgtttcttttctcaccGAAGGATCGAAGCCATATTTGAAGTCAACACAGACCTTCAAAAAAACGTGCAAGCTAAAATAACTGCACACTTGACCTGGCCCTCACTGGTCAACTCTTCACATCGCATTACCTTCCCTCTGACCAACACAAACAGCTCCTCTGTGAGTAGAAACAATCCTCCTCTTGTCACTGCATGTCCAAAAACACGTGTCATTAAAGTTCTGTTTCTGAAACTGCGCTGGGAAATCTGTGTCGTTTCTCTGCAGAATGAGATGGTGATTCTGCAGAATCCCGCCGACGTCCCAGTCTACGTCCAAGTTCTCCCCTTGGCCCTGTTACCCAacccctctgtgttttctggaAAACTGGCCGACAGGTGAAAAATCTCCATCAAACCCTGCACGTTTTTGTTCTTTATCCCCTCTTCTGACGCCCACGGTAATCTTCTTAAACTACATTTCTCAGGTTTCCATTAGGAAATTTGTCCAACATCAATATCGACACAAACACCCTTGAGTTCCTGGTTCACAGAAATCAAGTGAGTGCTTCAAGTGTGACGATTGACTTCGCCGTTAGACAGGAATTTAGAGAATCAGCTGGTGTTGGCGTAATTGCAGTCCTCTTGTCCGTTGCTGAGGCAGCATGTGCAAAGTGTTTGACTCTAACAGAGCCTCTGTTTGTTTGGTAGACGTCTCTAATAAAGACCAGCTCTGGGTTCATAGAGGGCTCAACCAGACCCTATGTGTACAACCTCTTCCTGCTTCCCGGTGAAGTTAAGTCAATCAGCGTGAGGTTCACTCCCATCAGCAACCAcagtgtctcctccctcctcatcgtCAGGTAGTCAGTTTTTAGTGCAACTTGCCAAACATTCCTTTTAGTAAATATGTGTTCTTCTAAAACTGTGTATATTTCACCTGTAATCTGTAAAGGAATAATCTGACTGTGATCGACACAATCATACTTCATGGACGAGGTACGACAGAGAGCCTGAAAGTGGCAGGGAAGCCTCCGGGCCAAGGCAGCTCGCTGAGGTTCAAGATGACTGAGGCCATCCTGAAAGACTGCACAGAGAGTGAGTTTGTGTTGCTGAGGCCCAGATCTGTATGAacatctgtgtctgttttaCTAAAGACAAAAAACGTGTCCGCACCAGAAGATCTGAGCAAATACAATGAGTGCACTTGCAAAATACACAGCACTCTGTTGCAGGCAGGCCTCACAAGTCTTCACAGGGTCTAACATCTGTAAATGCTCTGGTACTGGTAAAACTAAAAATCTGACAGtgctcctaaaaaaaaaacctagaaaCTAGTAAAACACTCGCTTGAGACCCCTGTAAATTAGACAGTGAAACTGTGTTGGTTATTCTTGGTAGACTTCAACATTAATGTGATTGAGTTCAGTGTATTCTTACTATAGCTTTATAATATCCACTATCATTCCATTAATCGTTACCCCTTCGTTTATTGCAGAGATGAGAGTCAGAGAGCCAAACTTCACTCTGAAAAGAACCTTCAGGGTGGAGAACACCGGCCTGCTGCCGATCACCATCAGGTCAGCGGAAATCAACGGCCAAGCTTGTGAAGGATATGGATTCAAAGTTCTCAACTGTCAAGAGTTTGCACTTAAGCCAAATTCTTCAAAAGACCTCATCATACTGtaagtgaagaaaaaacaaacgtgtgtgtgtgtgtgtgtgtgtgtgtgtgtgtgtgtgtgtgtgtgtgtgtgtgtgtgtgtgtgtgtgtgtgtgtgtgtgtgtgtgtgtgtgtgtgtgtgtgtgtgtgtgtgtgtgtgtgtgtgtgtgtgtgtgtgtgtgtgtgtgtgtgtgtgtgtgtgtctgcgtgtgcgcgcgcgcgtgcgtgcgtgcgtgcaatcACCCACAAGCTATATTAATACATGTCCTCAGCCTCTCTGGATGAGAAACCCTTCAGTAAGAGGATGAATCGACTCCCTGTCTTCTCCGCTCGCTCGCCTCAGGTCTTGTTTATCATCACCCAAAGTTCAAGTCCTCCTGCACCACGGATTGTACATTTGTTGTCCCTTTGCAAATGAGAAAGAAATACTTTGTTTGccacaaatgtatttatcagGAGGTTTTTCTTTAATCACGTTTTAGAAAAAGTCAGTGACTCCAGCTCAGCGTGTGACTTGACAGCTACAAATTCTGACGTAAAAGTCAGAAAACAGTGTAGATGAATAGAAGTTGATTTCCCATCTCACCAAATCTTCCAACACACGTGCTGAGCCATTTTAGAGGTAGCACGTGTTTTTCGCTGTGATAAAGTCTTGTCCTAATCGGTGGTTGTGTTGGACTTTTTCATTGTCTGTCAGTTTGACGGTCGGGGCGTGAAAGTTCAGTCGCAATCTTTTATGTTACCAACCGGATCATAGTCTTACGACATTGCTAATGATCACACGAGTTGTAAATATGAATGTAACCAGCTGACGACAACAGTGTGGTCATGTTCGTTCATGGAATTTTGTTTTATCTGCGTTATTGTTTTATGTCTGTTTATTCGCTATCATCTGAGACCTGCCCACTTCTAACTACGACACGCAGGCAGCTCAACACCGGCGACTGTTCACTCGATTACCGACAATGTCAGACAAAGTGGGCTGAAAGATGACATCAAATCCGGCTTTTTTTAGCAACTCACCGCTTTTCCATTTagtgtcaagtttttttttaaagcaattttcAGATTGATGCATTTAATCttcatttcagtgacagtgcgtCTCAGGTGACAAAAGTATTAACATCtctgctttagtccgtcacttAACTTTGCTAAAATGTAGACTTATTTTTGGATCAGTGAACGCAGgacttcaatctctgatctctCAAACTGGCTTAAGGCATGTGACAAATAAGAGCAAAGGCAAAACAGATGAAGGTGccaattgtttatttattgaaaataaagtaaCATAAGTACAATATATCTACAATACCATGGGGTGTGGAGAGTAGTAGAGTCAGTGGTGAATGCCGAGTGTTGGTCTTGTACGCAGCCAAAATGTCCAAACCAAGAAGccaagaagagagagataatAACGAGAACAGGCCAATAGTTGTAGCCTTTGAAGAAGGAAACAACTGATGAATCCGAGGTTGCCCGTTCGTACGGACAGACGTAAGATAAATGTAGGATAAGAATGCGAAAACATTCTCGCTCGAGGCCCGAATGTGTCGTAGACATTAATCTCGGCATCCACGTTGGCTCATTATAGCAGGAATGGAAAAAGGTGGAGCCAATAACAACAGCCACTTCTACAAATATTTAGCCAGACGTTAACACGTGCAAGTTGGCCACATGCCACTTGGCCAGCACAAATAGCTGGGACCTTGTGCGGATAAAAAGTTTATCAGTTGTGCCTGTCGTCACCGTCACAAAATGTCCTCTAATTTCTGCCTGATAGTAAATCAACTTCGTATCAGCTACTCGACTGGTTAGATAATAGGTGAACTGGGTTTGTGACTGAGCtgacacaaactgtgtgttttgaaatgagaaaatgctgttttctcAAACCAGTTTGCTGCACCACATTACTTATCTACCGAGCATACTTCACCCTGGATGTTTTCATTCCAACAttggtttgtctgtctctcagtgaaGGAGTTTCACTGCATTACAGCATTTCaaacctttacacacacacagagtcactgGTCCTGTTACACACCCTGTCGAACTGGTCCTTTATGGTCACTTTAGGAAATGACGACATCCTGATGCTCACAGCTTCCTGAATCCCAAAGGTCCAATCAGCTACCACCTCTGTAGCTGTAATCACTTTAAACAAAGAcatttccctctttcccccACAGGTTTACACCTGACTTCACTTCATCCCGAGTGATCCGGGAGCTGAAGTTGGTGACATGTGGAGGATCcgagtttgtgtttgtcctgaaCGCCTCCTTGCCCTACCACATGTTAGCTGTGTGTGCAGAGACGCTGCCCAGGCCGAGCTGGGAGCTGGAGCTCTACATCATAGTGTCTCTCATTATGAGGTGAGACACAAACCTGTTAATGTTTAGTGAAAAATGGATTTCAACCTGACTAacacgtttgtgtttttgcatttgtttcgCGTCTGTGCAGTTCCATGTTCCTGCTGGTGATCGCCACGGCCTACCTGGAGGCTCAGAGCATCTGGGAGCCGTTCAAGAGACGAGTGTCCGTGGAATCCAACTCCTCCATGGAGACTGGGAGGCCATTTAATCTCAGGGACATTGTGCAAATCCACAGTGATTCAAAGTGAGTgcaacagaggagaagagtgagTCACGTCCTGGGCAAGTATCGATCAAGTGAAATGCTCATCAAGCAGTAAAATATAATTAAGACCCacgaaaaactaaaaacaaggtATAGCAGATTTTTGGAGCAACAGTGGACCATTTAATTTGACTCGCTGTGTTTAAAGACTCTGACGGTCAGAGAAGACAGTCAGCTCCTCTTGGACAAAGTGTCTGCGGCTAAACCACTGTATCCACCGACAGTAGCACTGTAACCACGAGTTGGGCCTTATCGCCAACTACTTTACATGTTGAATCTGAggctgtgtggaggagagagctgTCTGACAAGCAAATCAGTGGTTTCACCCATGAAGTGCAGCTTTTCCTTACATTCGCCTTTTTTCTGGAGACAAaccacaaactgaaaacatctgCGCTTAGCGAAATGgttctggttttaaaaagtttttctgTAGTATGAAAAAGCTTATtcattgtctttattttattattattttcctgattaatcaataaattgtTGGGGCtataaaatatctgaaaactACAAAGAATGTCTATGACTAAGTCCTGAAAACCCAAGATGACGTTGTCAAAGTTATTTcggtccaaaacccaaagatattaagCGAACCGTCACATTTGAGAACCTGGATCCGTGagatgttttgtattttaccACAAAGACTGAGGTTAATGATTGATCAATTCTCAAAATAGCTGATTGCTTTTCTACAGATCAACTGGATCAATGTATCCACTAATCGCTGTAGCTAAGAAAGTCACTTCAAGTACAtataaaatgaggaaaaatatacagtagttaGGGCTTCACATCAAGTTGTTGTCAAAAATAACATTCACAGTGAAATTCAACAGACTTTTCTGTCATTATTCAGGCTGAACGATTACAGCGACTCAACCCAGAACTCCAGAGGATTGTATGCGTCCAGCAACGGGGCAGCGCGACCCGGAGGCCGACAGAGCAACAGTCGCACCCTGTCGGACTCCGACGGCCAAGACAAGCGGTCCAGGATCGCCTTCGGCCGCTCAACTATGCAAGCTGCTTCCTCCCAGCAAACCAAAGGAAGCACAACCTCAGGCCAAGACGGTCCGCCGGCTGCCTGCCAGCTCGCCAACCGCAAGGCCCGGAGCACCAAGCAGCCGGACCACCAGAGTCAGATTGCAGCCGGATCGTCGCTGCCTCACAGAGGCCTCTGCGCCGAGGATGCAGAATACGCCAATCTGATAGGAGCCATGGACAACGACCTGGACCGCCCAGAGTCGGTCGGTGCCGAGGCTGCGCAGGAGCAGAGCTCTCAGTCCATACAACACAAAGGTACACCCACGTTAATCTTGACTGCCGGAGAGCAGACGGGACAGATGGCCTCTGCAATCATTAACcggttttaaatgtgttttcagtgttggaATCCAAAGGGAAGCTGCGGGGTAAAACAAAAGcccagaggaagaaggaggagaaggagaggaaatcaACAGGAAAGACTCAGGGAGACGAGCTCAAAGACAACCTGGCTGATAACGACGACAGCTCCTCCACTACAACAGAGACCTCCAATCCAGATGTGGAGACGAACATCAGAGAGGCAAATAATAATCGTGTCATGGTCCCCTTTCTTTGTGTCGactgaaaatatgaatgtgaattaAATATGTCTCCCATCACTTCCTCCAGGAGCCAGtgacaaagaaaggaaagacagTCACCACGgtaaaagtgaaagaagaaactCCAAACTTCTTAATCAAGCCCAAAGCCAAGAAACAAGGAACCACGAAGAAAGAGACGCAAACAGAAAAATCCAGGTTTGCTTTGGATTCAAAGTGACggctatcttttttttctctgtctgtttttctatcCTCCTTTTTCACAAATATGTATTGTCCTCAGTTCTCTGGAGCTGCCGTATGTAACGCCGCTGGAGAACAAACAGCGCAAGAGCTTCACGTCCAAAGCTCTCCACCCTCTCACCATCCTCCCAAAGACCAAACCCCTGCAGAAACAGAGACGTGAGTTCCGTTCTACTCGGAAGTCGTCACTTTGCCCTGAGCTTCTGatgccattttgtgtttgtgacgtGTGTTTGGCAGTAGACGGGAAGCTGGATGATGGGCGCCCCTCCCTGTTGGCCAAACTGCTGTCCACCGGCTCGGTGCCCGAACCgggccacagcagcagctccgaggGTGAGAAGGAGTTTGCCGCCCCCGAGTGGGACGTGCCTCTTTCGAAAAACAGTATCCGTAAGTTGCGATCTGAGACCATCCCGTCACGTCCACGTCCTACTCGGCCTGTTTCAACCACTCGCTGATCATTCTCCTGTCCTCTTCAAGCAGAGGCAGACAGTCTGCAGCAGATC contains:
- the tmem131 gene encoding transmembrane protein 131 isoform X2; its protein translation is MSQKSTTLFFRLLLSIQILTQYHVKPVSALSRHGALPCENRQFKSFIQSDTILEVLHFGEGSLLQAESDIDFSLYHQQSTSPHRGNCRPIRFEPPMLDFHEQPVGMPKMEKVYLHNPSSEEISLISISATTAHFHASFFQNRIIPPGGNTSFDVVFLARVVGNVENTLFINTSHHGVFTYQVFGVGIPNPYRLRPFIGARVPVNSSFSPLINIHNPFSEPLQVVEMYSSGGDLHLELPTGQQGGTGKLWEIPPFETKGVMRASFSSRDADNHTAFIRIKTNAPNEEQFIILPVEVEVTSAPGIYSSTEMLDFGTLRSQDRPKLLNLHLLNSGTKDVPITSVRTTPSNEAVTVDFKAVTLKAGESRYTKVASISFDASKARRPFQFSGKITVKAKEKSYSKLEIPYQAEVLEGYLGFDHTATLFHIRDSPVDPVDRPIFLTNAFNFAIRIHNVSLPEEAKTMFNVQNFSAPIVIPKHESRYIFSLLFRPVRPSIHIDSNILLITNASKFHLPVRAYTGFLEPLVLPPSLKDNLLDFGVRSATDTSSITFVVVNSNPIELELKSWLVTGDSLSMELLKTEKGNATTALGRLRELQNTSGTHHKTVILASGYYAAFRVTLVAKSLEGMYDGAIHITTDYEILTIPVKALIAVGTLNSSPKHIVLPPSFPGKVVHQSFSIQSSFTQRVRLQQIRSLTEDIRFYYKRLRNNKDELEPRRKSKVANIYFDASLQCGDHCYVGLPFVLKSESKPHGLALQEDIWDADVDLHQKLLRRWKELKEHAGHKIEAIFEVNTDLQKNVQAKITAHLTWPSLVNSSHRITFPLTNTNSSSNEMVILQNPADVPVYVQVLPLALLPNPSVFSGKLADRFPLGNLSNINIDTNTLEFLVHRNQTSLIKTSSGFIEGSTRPYVYNLFLLPGEVKSISVRFTPISNHSVSSLLIVRNNLTVIDTIILHGRGTTESLKVAGKPPGQGSSLRFKMTEAILKDCTEKMRVREPNFTLKRTFRVENTGLLPITIRSAEINGQACEGYGFKVLNCQEFALKPNSSKDLIILFTPDFTSSRVIRELKLVTCGGSEFVFVLNASLPYHMLAVCAETLPRPSWELELYIIVSLIMSSMFLLVIATAYLEAQSIWEPFKRRVSVESNSSMETGRPFNLRDIVQIHSDSKLNDYSDSTQNSRGLYASSNGAARPGGRQSNSRTLSDSDGQDKRSRIAFGRSTMQAASSQQTKGSTTSGQDGPPAACQLANRKARSTKQPDHQSQIAAGSSLPHRGLCAEDAEYANLIGAMDNDLDRPESVGAEAAQEQSSQSIQHKVLESKGKLRGKTKAQRKKEEKERKSTGKTQGDELKDNLADNDDSSSTTTETSNPDVETNIREEPVTKKGKTVTTVKVKEETPNFLIKPKAKKQGTTKKETQTEKSSSLELPYVTPLENKQRKSFTSKALHPLTILPKTKPLQKQRHGKLDDGRPSLLAKLLSTGSVPEPGHSSSSEGEKEFAAPEWDVPLSKNSIPEADSLQQISLQTINADPFLKRSVPCSPPPTSPSLLSRGSYSSVLNSNSEGHLKKAPGNKLSPATPLPGKIGNPTFAAVAAGYDKSPGGSGPGKTDGQGKSLAHMTSVESDSSDSSGLWSPIDTASSPNYHSANSFSAFGPNNSFNLTGVFSGMNLPKSSEPQQSWPEFTTVPSSIWDIPSTDSLHSWPSSSSSPTAPTASLLGNTRNPWSTTTPFGSSIWSTSADSALHPFAPTTNTTTLTDLVSSSAPSPPASTEMSRTYNPWNMWRPTLSRRSSEPWPSTSDNGN
- the tmem131 gene encoding transmembrane protein 131 isoform X1, which translates into the protein MSQKSTTLFFRLLLSIQILTQYHVKPVSALSRHGALPCENRQFKSFIQSDTILEVLHFGEGSLLQAESDIDFSLYHQQSTSPHRGNCRPIRFEPPMLDFHEQPVGMPKMEKVYLHNPSSEEISLISISATTAHFHASFFQNRIIPPGGNTSFDVVFLARVVGNVENTLFINTSHHGVFTYQVFGVGIPNPYRLRPFIGARVPVNSSFSPLINIHNPFSEPLQVVEMYSSGGDLHLELPTGQQGGTGKLWEIPPFETKGVMRASFSSRDADNHTAFIRIKTNAPNEEQFIILPVEVEVTSAPGIYSSTEMLDFGTLRSQDRPKLLNLHLLNSGTKDVPITSVRTTPSNEAVTVDFKAVTLKAGESRYTKVASISFDASKARRPFQFSGKITVKAKEKSYSKLEIPYQAEVLEGYLGFDHTATLFHIRDSPVDPVDRPIFLTNAFNFAIRIHNVSLPEEAKTMFNVQNFSAPIVIPKHESRYIFSLLFRPVRPSIHIDSNILLITNASKFHLPVRAYTGFLEPLVLPPSLKDNLLDFGVRSATDTSSITFVVVNSNPIELELKSWLVTGDSLSMELLKTEKGNATTALGRLRELQNTSGTHHKTVILASGYYAAFRVTLVAKSLEGMYDGAIHITTDYEILTIPVKALIAVGTLNSSPKHIVLPPSFPGKVVHQSFSIQSSFTQRVRLQQIRSLTEDIRFYYKRLRNNKDELEPRRKSKVANIYFDASLQCGDHCYVGLPFVLKSESKPHGLALQEDIWDADVDLHQKLLRRWKELKEHAGHKIEAIFEVNTDLQKNVQAKITAHLTWPSLVNSSHRITFPLTNTNSSSNEMVILQNPADVPVYVQVLPLALLPNPSVFSGKLADRFPLGNLSNINIDTNTLEFLVHRNQTSLIKTSSGFIEGSTRPYVYNLFLLPGEVKSISVRFTPISNHSVSSLLIVRNNLTVIDTIILHGRGTTESLKVAGKPPGQGSSLRFKMTEAILKDCTEKMRVREPNFTLKRTFRVENTGLLPITIRSAEINGQACEGYGFKVLNCQEFALKPNSSKDLIILFTPDFTSSRVIRELKLVTCGGSEFVFVLNASLPYHMLAVCAETLPRPSWELELYIIVSLIMSSMFLLVIATAYLEAQSIWEPFKRRVSVESNSSMETGRPFNLRDIVQIHSDSKLNDYSDSTQNSRGLYASSNGAARPGGRQSNSRTLSDSDGQDKRSRIAFGRSTMQAASSQQTKGSTTSGQDGPPAACQLANRKARSTKQPDHQSQIAAGSSLPHRGLCAEDAEYANLIGAMDNDLDRPESVGAEAAQEQSSQSIQHKVLESKGKLRGKTKAQRKKEEKERKSTGKTQGDELKDNLADNDDSSSTTTETSNPDVETNIREEPVTKKGKTVTTVKVKEETPNFLIKPKAKKQGTTKKETQTEKSSSLELPYVTPLENKQRKSFTSKALHPLTILPKTKPLQKQRLDGKLDDGRPSLLAKLLSTGSVPEPGHSSSSEGEKEFAAPEWDVPLSKNSIPEADSLQQISLQTINADPFLKRSVPCSPPPTSPSLLSRGSYSSVLNSNSEGHLKKAPGNKLSPATPLPGKIGNPTFAAVAAGYDKSPGGSGPGKTDGQGKSLAHMTSVESDSSDSSGLWSPIDTASSPNYHSANSFSAFGPNNSFNLTGVFSGMNLPKSSEPQQSWPEFTTVPSSIWDIPSTDSLHSWPSSSSSPTAPTASLLGNTRNPWSTTTPFGSSIWSTSADSALHPFAPTTNTTTLTDLVSSSAPSPPASTEMSRTYNPWNMWRPTLSRRSSEPWPSTSDNGN